CACCAGGCGAGGAAGTTCGCCGACGACGGCTTGCGGCCGATGTTCTGCCCCCGGGTGTTGGCCAGCCCGGTGGCCGCCGACGACCAGGACTCCGCGCCGGGGCTGCCGGCCCAGATGTCCGCGGAGACTCCCCGGCCGTTGTCGCCGGAGGCCGGCGTGGACCAGAGGATCTGACCGGTACGGGCGTCGGCGAAGTAGGAGCTGGGCTTGCTGGCGTCCTCGTCGACCTTGAACACCTCAAGGCCGGCGCGGCCCGGGTCGAGGTCCCCGACGTGCATGGCGTCGCCGTGCCCGTTGCCGGTGGAGTGCAGCAGCCGGCCGTTGTCGTCGATGGTGGCGGCCCCGTAGACGATCTCCTGCCGGCCGTCGGAGTCGACGTCGGCGACGGAGAGCTGGTGGTTGCCCTGCCCGGCGGCGGCGCCGTTGCCGGAGGCGTTCGAGTCGAACGTCCAGCGCTTGCGCAGCGTGCCGTCGCGGAAGTCCCAGGCCGCGATCACCGCTCGGGTGTAGTAACCCCTGGCCATGATCAGGGAGGGGCGCTGCCCGTCGAGGTAGGCGGTGCCGGCGAGGAACCGGTCCACCCGGTTGCCGTACGAGTCGCCCCAGGAGGAGACGGTGCCGCGCGGCGGGTCGTAGTTGACGGTGGAGAGGACCGCGCCGGTCTGCCCGTTGAACATGGTCAGGTACTCCGGACCGGACAGCACGTAGCCGCTGGAGTTGCGGTGGTCCGCCGACGACGAGCCGATGACCTGGCCGGTGCCGGAACGGGTGCCGTCGGCGGTCTTCATGGCCACCTCGGCGCGGCCGTCACCGTCGTAGTCGTACACCTGGAACTGGGTGTAGTGGGCGCCGGCGCGGATGTTGCGGCCCAGGTCGACGCGCCACAACCGGGTGCCGCCGAGTGTGTACGCGTCGACGAGGACGTTGCCGGTGTAGCCGGACTGGGAGTTGTCCTTGGCGTTGGACGGCTCCCACTTGAGCACGATCTCGTAGCTGCCGTCGCCGTTGAGGTCACCCACCGAGGCGTCGCTGGCGCTGTAGCTGTAACTCTCGCCGCTGGGGGTGCTGCCGCCGGCCGGGACCTGCAACGGCACGTCCAGGTAGCCCGCGCCGAACTGCAACGCCGGTGCCGACGCCGCCTGCTCGGCGCCGCCCACCACGGCCCGCACGGTGTACGCCGAGCCGGCCGCCGCGCCGCTGTCGAGGTAGTTGGTGGCGCCGGTGATCGGGCTGGCGTTGACCTTTGTCGCCCCCCGGTAGAGGTTGAACGCGACCCCGGAGGTCTCGGTGCCGAGCAGCCGCCAGGAGACCAGGTTGCCGCTTCCGGAGCGGACACTGATCAACCCGCGGTCCAGGTTCTCCATCTGCAACACGCCAGCCGACGGCGGCGGGGTGGTGGGTGGTGGCGTGGTCGGGGGTGGCGTGGTGGGTGGTGGCGTGGTCGGGGGTGGCGTGGTCGGTTCGCCGGTGGGTGGGGCGCCGGTGCAGGTGGTGCCGTTGAGCGCGAAGCTGCCCGGCACCGGGTTGCTGCTGGTCCAGGAGCCGTTGAAGCCGAACGTGGCGGTGCCGTTGGTCGCGATGGCGGCGTTGTGGTCGACGTTGCGGGCGGTGACCTGGGCACCGGACTGGGTGACGGTGGCGTTCCACGCCTGGGTGACCTGTTGCCCGGCGGTGTACGACCAGGTGAGGGCCCACCCGTTGACCGGGTCGCCGAGGTTGGTGACGGTGACGTTGGCGCCGAAACCGCCCTGCCACTGGTTGGTGATCTGGTAGTCGACCCGGCAGCCGACGGCGGCGGCCGAAGCGGCGACCGTGCCGAGGGTGCCGGCCACGACGGCGGCGGCCGTCGTACCGGCGAGCAGGATCAGCCGATGTCTGGACGGGTGCATGGACTGCCTCCGGGGATCCGGTGGTGATCGCTGCGGCCCACTGACCCTGCCCGGGAAGCACAGTGGACCGGCCCGGCCGCGACTGCGGCGGACGGCGATCTGATCGGGGTTGAACGCCCTGGAACTCACGGATCCGGCTCACCGCGCATCGTAAGGCAAGCGCTTTCCGGTACGCAATATCGACGACCGTCGTTCATTTTCAGGTCTTGCCCCGACAAGCGCCACCTGATCAACTCGTGGGTGTGAGCGCCCCACACATGAGCCCCGACGAGTTCCGCCGAGCCGGCCACGCCGTCGTCGACTGGATCGCCGACTACTGGGCGACTGTCGAACAGCGACCGGTCGCCCCGTCCGACCCGCCGGGCACCGTCGCCGCCGCCCTCCCCACCACGCCACCGACCACCGGCGGCGAACCGGTCGAGGCGGTTCTCGCCGACCTGGACTCCATCGTCGTACCGGGGCTGACCCACTGGCAGCACCCCGGCTTCTTCGGCTACTTCCCGGCCAACACCTCCGGCCCGAGCGTGCTCGGTGACCTGGTCAGCTCCGGGCTCGGTGTGCAGGGCATGCTCTGGGCCTCCAGCCCGGCCTGCACCGAGCTGGAGACGGTGATGATGGACTGGCTGGCCCACCTGCTGGACCTGCCGCAGCGGTTCCGCTCGACCGGCAGCGGCGGCGGAGTCATCCAGGACTCCGCCTCCTCGGCGACGCTGGTCGCCACCCTGACCGCACTGCACCGGGCCAGCGGAGGGCGCTGGCGCGACACCGGCATTGACCGGCGCTACCGCGCCTACACCTCCACCCACGGCCACTCCTCCATCGAGAAGGCCGTACGCATCGCCGGGCTGGGCAGCGACGGTGTCCGGTCCATCGCTGTGGACCCGGACACCCAGGCGCTGCTGCCCGACGCGCTGCGTACGGCGATCAAGGCCGACCTGGCCGCCGGTGACGTTCCCGCCATCGTGGTGGCGACCATCGGCACCACCTCCACCACCGCCATCGACCCACTGCCCGAGATCGGGGCGATCTGCGCCGAATACGGGATCTGGCTGCACGTCGACGCCGCGTACGCGGGCTCCGCCGCCGTCTGCCCCGAGCTGCGGTGGTCGCACGCCGGCCTGGAGTACGCCGATTCGTACTGCTTCGACCCGCACAAGTGGCTGCTCACCGGCTTCGACTGCGACGCGTTCTGGGTGGCCGACCGCGCCGAACTGATCGAGGCACTGACCGTGCTGCCGGAGTTCCTGCGCAACGCCGCCTCCGACTCCGGCGCGGTCATCGACTACCGGGACTGGCAGGTGCCGCTGGGCCGGCGCTTCCGGGCCCTGAAGCTGTGGTTCGTGCTGCGCTGGTACGGCGCCGAAGGGCTACGGGCCCACATCCGCTCCGGGGTGGCGCTCGCCGCCCAGTTCGCCGATCGGGTACGCGCCGACGACCGCTTCGAGCTGGCGGCGGCACACCCGTTCTCACTGGTCTGCTTCCGACTGCGCGCCGGCGACGACGTCAACGCCGCACTGCTGGCCCGGGTGAACGACACCGGGCGGGTGCACCTGACACACACCCGGGTCGCCGGCCGCTACACGCTGCGCATGGCCATCGGCTCCCCGCAGACCACCGAAGCGCACGTCGACGAGGCCTGGACGCTGCTCGCCCACGCGGCCAAAGACCTGCTCACCCCCTGACGCCCTCTCCCCCGCACCGCACCGCACCCCGCCGCACCGCGCACCCCGCGGCCCGCGCCCCGCACCCCGCACCCCGCACCCCGCACCCCGCACCAAAATCCGCGCAACTTCCCGGATGTTGCTGTCTCCGGCGCGCGGGAGGCAGCAACATCCCTGATGTTGCGCGGATCTTCCCGTGCGATCTCCCCGTGCGATCTGCACGGCGCGGCATGATCACGCGGGTGTGGCGCGCGTTCAGCGCTGGTTGGGCGTACCCGTCGCGGCCAACTCGCCCGCGACCACCGCGGCCGGAGTGGCGGGAGCAGCAGGAAGGGCGTCGGGGGCAGCAGCGACGGCCTCGGCGGTCGCTGCTTCGGCGCGGGCCAGGCGGGTCCGGCGCAGGGCCCGCACGGCCAGCACCAGGGCGGCCAGCCAGCCGGCGGCCAGCAGGGCGTACGTGATGGGGCGGACCGGGCCGTCCAGCTCGGCGGAGCGGAGCAGGGTACGGGCGTTGGTCAGCACGATCACGCCGCCGACGGCCGCGCCGAGGAGTTGGGCGGGGACGATGCGCACCAGCCAGGCGGCCAGCGGGGCGGCGATGAGCCCGCCGATCAGCAGTGCCGCGACCGTGGGCAGCAGGAACCCCTCGGTGCCCAGCCCGATCAGGAAACCGACGCTGGCGGCGGCGGCCACGACGAACTCGGAGGTGTCCACCGAGCCGATCACCTTGCGGGGTTCCATGCGGCCGGAGACCAGCAGTGCCGGGGTAGCCACCGGGCCCCAACCGCCGCCGCCGGTCGCGTCGACGAAGCCGGCGACCAGGCCGAGGGGGCCGAGGAAACGACCGCGGAGACGCCCGCCGACCCGATCGGTGCGCAGCGGTCGAGCGAAGCGGATCAGCAGGTACGCGCCGAGGGTGAAGAGGATGGCAGCCATCCACGGCGCTGCCGCCTCGGTGGAGATCGAGCTGAGAAGCGTGGCGCCGGCGAAGGCGCCGATCGCGCCGGGTAGGGCGATGCGGGTCACCACCCGCCAGTCGACGTTGCCGAACCGCCAGTGCGCGACGCCTGCGGCAAGGGTGGTGCCGATCTCGGCCAGGTGCACCGAGGCCGAGGCGGCGGCCGGGGCTACCCCGGCGACCAGCAGCAGGGTGGACGAGGTCAACCCGTACGCCATGCCGAGCGAGCCGTCGATCAGCTGCGCGACGAGCCCGACCAGAGCGAGGACCAGCAGCTTGCGCACGAGCGCCCCCTGACTTTTCGGCATCTCCTATCGACTTGGTCGACAATGCGGCACGGGGCTGCCAGGGTCAAGCCCCCGATCGGTGGATGGGACGCCTCCA
This portion of the Micromonospora zamorensis genome encodes:
- a CDS encoding cellulose binding domain-containing protein, with product MHPSRHRLILLAGTTAAAVVAGTLGTVAASAAAVGCRVDYQITNQWQGGFGANVTVTNLGDPVNGWALTWSYTAGQQVTQAWNATVTQSGAQVTARNVDHNAAIATNGTATFGFNGSWTSSNPVPGSFALNGTTCTGAPPTGEPTTPPPTTPPPTTPPPTTPPPTTPPPSAGVLQMENLDRGLISVRSGSGNLVSWRLLGTETSGVAFNLYRGATKVNASPITGATNYLDSGAAAGSAYTVRAVVGGAEQAASAPALQFGAGYLDVPLQVPAGGSTPSGESYSYSASDASVGDLNGDGSYEIVLKWEPSNAKDNSQSGYTGNVLVDAYTLGGTRLWRVDLGRNIRAGAHYTQFQVYDYDGDGRAEVAMKTADGTRSGTGQVIGSSSADHRNSSGYVLSGPEYLTMFNGQTGAVLSTVNYDPPRGTVSSWGDSYGNRVDRFLAGTAYLDGQRPSLIMARGYYTRAVIAAWDFRDGTLRKRWTFDSNASGNGAAAGQGNHQLSVADVDSDGRQEIVYGAATIDDNGRLLHSTGNGHGDAMHVGDLDPGRAGLEVFKVDEDASKPSSYFADARTGQILWSTPASGDNGRGVSADIWAGSPGAESWSSAATGLANTRGQNIGRKPSSANFLAWWDGDPVRELVDATKIDKYGTGGETRLLTGSGVASNNGTKSTPALSGDILGDWREEVIWRTTDSRALRVYSTPTPTSTRIHTLMHDPQYRVAIAWQNTAYNQPPHPGFFIGNGMADPPTPNIYLR
- a CDS encoding pyridoxal-dependent decarboxylase, which gives rise to MSAPHMSPDEFRRAGHAVVDWIADYWATVEQRPVAPSDPPGTVAAALPTTPPTTGGEPVEAVLADLDSIVVPGLTHWQHPGFFGYFPANTSGPSVLGDLVSSGLGVQGMLWASSPACTELETVMMDWLAHLLDLPQRFRSTGSGGGVIQDSASSATLVATLTALHRASGGRWRDTGIDRRYRAYTSTHGHSSIEKAVRIAGLGSDGVRSIAVDPDTQALLPDALRTAIKADLAAGDVPAIVVATIGTTSTTAIDPLPEIGAICAEYGIWLHVDAAYAGSAAVCPELRWSHAGLEYADSYCFDPHKWLLTGFDCDAFWVADRAELIEALTVLPEFLRNAASDSGAVIDYRDWQVPLGRRFRALKLWFVLRWYGAEGLRAHIRSGVALAAQFADRVRADDRFELAAAHPFSLVCFRLRAGDDVNAALLARVNDTGRVHLTHTRVAGRYTLRMAIGSPQTTEAHVDEAWTLLAHAAKDLLTP
- a CDS encoding sulfite exporter TauE/SafE family protein codes for the protein MRKLLVLALVGLVAQLIDGSLGMAYGLTSSTLLLVAGVAPAAASASVHLAEIGTTLAAGVAHWRFGNVDWRVVTRIALPGAIGAFAGATLLSSISTEAAAPWMAAILFTLGAYLLIRFARPLRTDRVGGRLRGRFLGPLGLVAGFVDATGGGGWGPVATPALLVSGRMEPRKVIGSVDTSEFVVAAAASVGFLIGLGTEGFLLPTVAALLIGGLIAAPLAAWLVRIVPAQLLGAAVGGVIVLTNARTLLRSAELDGPVRPITYALLAAGWLAALVLAVRALRRTRLARAEAATAEAVAAAPDALPAAPATPAAVVAGELAATGTPNQR